The Coleofasciculus sp. FACHB-1120 DNA window TATAAGTTACAGATTTTTGGCAATTCCATAACCTCCACCTCCAGGTGTCTCAATAACAAACAAATCATCGGGCTGCATTTCTACAACCCCTGTACTTCCTAATTCCTCTACACTTTCATCACTACGCTGCACATAATTTTTCCCGACTGCACCCGCTTCACCACCGTGCAAACCAAAGGGAGAAATGACACGACGACTTGATAAAATTCCAGCAGTCATGGGTTCAAGAAAACGCAGGCGACGGATAACACCATTCCCTCCATGATGATGCCCATTCCCACCGCTATTGGGACGAATCGCAAAACTTTCTAAAAGGATAGGAAATCGCCACTCCAATACTTCTGGATCGGTGAGACGGGAGTTTGTCATGTGAGTTTGTACGGCGTCGGTGCCGTCGAAGTCAGCGCCAGCACCGGAACCACCGCAGATAGTTTCGTAGTATTGATAGCGATCGCTTCCAAAGGTGAAATTATTCATCGTTCCTTGGGAAGCTGCCATCACCCCCAGCGCCCCATACAAAGCATCGGTAATGTTTTGCGAAGTCTCTACATTTCCCGCCACAACAGCAGCAGGATAACGCGGGTTTAACATACACCCTTCGGGAATAATAATTTCCAAAGGTTTGAGACAACCCGCATTGAGGGGAATATTGTCATTCACTAAAGTGCGGAAGACATACAATACTGCTGCCTTGCACACGGCTGCCGGTGCATTTAAATTGGTTGGTTGCTGAGGAGAAGTGCCGGTAAAATCTATTTTGGCGCTGCGAGTCGATTTGTTGATGGTGATGGTAACTGCGATCGCGCTGCCATTATCCAGAGGACAGGTGAAACTGCCATCTTTGAGAACTTCGATAATCCGACGTACCGACTCTTCCGCATTGTCCTGTACAAAGCCCATATACGCTTGCACAGTCTCTAAACCATAATGCTCCATCATTTTGTGGAGTTCTTGCACACCGCGTTCGTTCGCCGCAATTTGTGCTTGCAAATCTGCAATATTTTTACTAGGATTTCGGGCTGGGTAAGGGCTAGATGCAAGCAGTTCCAGCAATTCTTTTTCTCGAAAATGTCCCCGTCCTAGTTGGAAATTATCAAGTAGCACTCCTTCTTGTTCTACTGTGGTGCTGTTTGGAGGCATGGAACCTGGGGTAATCCCGCCGATATCTGCATGATGTCCCCGCGAGGCGACGTAGAAGAGGGGAAGCGTGGGAGGGGAGGTTGTAGAGACGGGATTTATCGCGTCTGGAGAGGAAGCAAATACAGGGGTAATTACAGTGATATCGGGTAGGTGCGTGCCGCCGTTGTAGGGATTATTTGAGGCAAAGACATCTCCGGGTTGGATAGTGTCGCCATAAGCGTCAATTAAACTTTTGACGCTTTCACTCATGGAACCCAGATGTACGGGAATATGGGGGGCGTTGGCGACTAGCTGCCCATGTTGGTCAAAAATTGCACAGGAGAAATCTAAGCGTTCTTTGATGTTGACTGAGGAACTGGTATTTTGCAGAGTGATACCCATTTGTTCAGCGATCGCGCGAAACAAATTATTGAAAATCTCCAGCATCACCGGATCGGGACGATTGAGGATTCTAGATTCTGGATTTTGGATTGAAGATTGTAAATCTGCCGAACGCTGCAAAATCAGATGATTGCGATCGCTTAGCTGTGCTTGCCAACCGGGTTCAATGACATTCGTACCCGTCGCATCGGCAACGATCGCAGGGCTAGAAATACAGTCTCCGGGTTGCAAATCCTCTCGCTTATACACTGGCGTCTCGTACCACCGATCCGCTGTATACATCTGTACCGTTGCCACCGGCGAGGGAAGTTCATCGCTGCGACGGTTGATCGTTGGTTCTTCCAGAACATCCGTTTTCACCACCACCTCAATCGAAACCGCCTCAACAATTAGCGCCTTTTCCTCCACAATAAAACCGTAACGCTGCCGATGCGCCTCCTCAAACCGCGCCCTCATCGCCGCAACATCCCCAAAATTCACCACCAGCGCCGAATCTGTCCCCTCATACCGTAAATGCACCTTCCGAACTATCTGAACCTCCTCCTCTTCCTTCGCGTTCTTCGCGTCTTTGCGGTTTAATTCTTCCTCTCCCTCTGTTGCCAACTCCGCCAAGATCCCATCTATCGTCGATAGCAATTCCTCACTCAGAGGTGCCTCCACCGCCCGTTCCCGCAGCACCCGCATATCTGCCAAACCCATACCATAAGCTGATAACACGCCAGCGTAGGGATGCAGAAACACCTGCTTCATCCCCAACGCATCAGCAATCAAACAAGCGTGTTGTCCCCCTGCGCCACCAAAGCAGCACAAAGTATATTCCGAAACGTCATAACCGCGCTGGAGGGAGATTTTTTTAATCGCACTTGCCATTTTTTCAACTGCGATCGCGAGAAATCCAGCCGCCACCTGTTCCGGCGTCCGATTGTCGCCAATTTCTGCCGCCAGTTGACTAAACTTTTGCCGCACTACTTCTGCATTCAGCGGCAAATCTCCGTTCGATCCAAACAATTTCGGGAAAAACTCCGGTTGCAACTTGCCCACCATCACATTGCAATCCGTCACAGTCAGCGAACCGCCTTTTCCATAGGCAGCAGGCCCCGGATTCGCCCCCGCTGATTCGGGTCCCACGCGATACCTCGCCCCATCAAAAAAGAGAATCGAACCGCCACCAGCAGCAACCGTATGAATTGCCATCATCGGCGTCCGCAGCCGCACTCCGGCAACTTCCGTTTCAAAGGTGCGTTCGTATTCGCCGTTATAGTGGGCGACATCCGTAGAAGTCCCGCCCATATCAAAGCTGATAATTTTGTTGAATCCCGCCATCAAGCTTGTCTGTACCGCGCCGACAATGCCCCCAGCCGGACCAGATAAAATACTGTCTTTCCCTTGAAACTGTTGGGCATCGGTAAGTCCACCATTGGACTGCATGAACTGTAGGGACGGGCAAACCCCACTATCAATACTGTTAGGGTCGGGCAGACCTAACCCCCGACCCCCTTCCCTACCAGGGAAGGGGGAAAAGCCCCTCTCCTTGTAGGAGAGGGGTTGGGGAGAGGTTAACCCAGATATATTGTCTCCGACCGTACCACCCAAATGACTGGCAACTCGATCTACATAACGCCGCAAAATAGGCGATAAATAAGCATCAACAACGGTAGTATCGCCGCGACTCACCAACTTCATCAACGGGCTAACTTCGTGCGATACCGAGACTTGAGTGAATCCAATTTTCCGCGCTGCATCTGCTACTTGTTTCTCGTGTTCGGGATAGCGATAGCCATGCATAAAGACAATGGCACAGGAGCGAATCCCGTCGTCGTATGCTGCTTGTAGAGATGCGATATATCCGGTTTCTACCGGGATTAATTCTTCGCCTTGGGCGCTGTAGCGTTCCTCGACCTCAATCACTCGCTCGTAGAGCATCTCTGGCAATACAATGTGACGGGCGAAGATATCGGGGCGATTTTGGTAGCCGATGCGAAGGGCATCTCGAAATCCCTGAGTAATGACCAGAAGAGTGCGATCGCCCTTGCGTTCCAGTAGCGCATTCGTCGCCACAGTCGTTCCCATCTTGACAACTGCAATCTGTTCCGATGGAATAGGTGCATCTGCCGCAATTCCCAAAATGTCCCGAATTCCCTGTATTGGTGCGTCAGCATACCGTTCTGGATTCTCCGACAGCAGCTTATGAATCACCAGTTGTCCATCGGGACGCCGCGCCACAATATCCGTAAACGTACCACCCCGATCGATCCAGAATTGCCAGCGGTTATTTACGTGGGAAGGTTGATTGGATTGCATAATAAAAATAATCGCGCGATGTTGATGATAAAATCTTTCTAATTAATTTTTATTATAAATACCGTTGCTAGTTTGTCCGGTTTTAGTTTAAAAATGTCTAAATCATCTTAATAAATATATTTTTTGTATAAAAGTGCTTTTTTATAACAGAATTTACAGGTATTAATTTCTATAAATCTGGAGTTTGAACCAAAGAATATTCTTATTGAAATTTTGTTTACAGAAAGGATGTTTTAGAGAATGCTTTACCTTAGCGAAACAGAGAAAGCTAAAGTTCTGATTGATGAATATTCAAAACGCCAGCTTCTGTACTTAGATACAGAGGTTGCTGATTATAATACTCGTAAGCCAAAACTATCTTTAATTCAAATACTAGATGACTTTACCGATGTAAGCGGAGATAGCGTTTGCATCTTAGATGTTTTGGAAAATCCTAAAATTGCAGAAATTTTTATTAAAGAAATCATGGTCAATCCTGCAATTGAAAAGGTCTTCCACAATTCCAGCTATGACCTGAAATTATTAGGGAAAACTAAAGCGAAAAATGTAAGTTGCACATTGGAAATTGCCAAATCAATCCCTTACTATTTATTGCCAGTGCCAAATTTACAATTGAGAACTCTGGCAGAAAACCTGTGCTATTTTCCCAATATAGACAAAACCGAACAAAGCAGTGACTGGGGACAGCGACCGCTGACAGAAAGCCAGCTACAGTATGCAAAAATGGACCCAATTTATCTGGCTCACGTGCATCAGCGACTGTTGGAATTAACTCAATTGAGTAGTCCAGATCCAGAACAAGAAAATGTAACAGCCCTATCCCAACGCTATCGAGAAATTGAGCAGCAATGGAAGCTACTGGATACCGAAATTGACCATATCCAAAATAGGCTCAAAGCTGCAATGCAGGCACAGGAACTATCAGAAACGAAATATTTCCAATTATCCAGTTATGAGCGAACTACAAAAAAAATTCCGTTTAACCAGTTGGCAAGAATGGCGGAAATTCATGGGATTGATTTAGAATTTCCGGTAACGCTCACCCAAAATCTTCAGAAGGAATTGGGTGACTTGATTGCGGAACTGCCGGTAGAAGAAGAGAAAAGTACTAGCTGGCGGCTGACTCCCAAAGATCCAACCGAGGAAGAAGAGAATGACGATGTTCCATTTTAGAAAAATCTGGTAGTAAAATTCTACTCTTCTATCCGGAATTGGATGCTACTCTTCTGTTTAAAACTTCAGTAACTTACCTTTGCGATTCAGAGTGTTTCTATTATGATTCCCGATCTATTAACCCGCAAGCAGACACATTTCGTTTTGTGGCGTCCAGGAAATATTCAACCCTCTCCAACGCTTTACATCGGCTACTTCGCTGGAGATAATCCAAGCTCATTTGAAAATTTTCAAGAATTTGACTTAATCCAATCAACAGATTTTCCAGAACTTTGGGAAATACCAGCAGAAAACTGCAATTTAACAGACGGAGAGGTCTATTTCTACTGGTTTAAAGTCCGCGACACTGACGCCTACACCAACACGCATCGAATTCTCTACTGCACCGATCCTACCGCTTACACGGTGGATCGGCGTTTCTCTGCACCGAAAGTCCTTTCAGAAGAGGGTATATCCGACTTTGATCCAGCCAGCGTCATCCTCTACCGAGATAAAATGCTGGTTCCGTGCGATCCGAAGGGACAAACGGCGGACTGGGTCGGAGATACGATAGAAAGCATACAACCTAATAATCGGTTAGTGATTTACGAGTTACCCACTCGCTGGACTCGAATCCGTTCAACTGGGGGAATTCAAGAAGGAAGCGGGACTTTTCGAGACGTAACTTCTCTATTTGTGGAAGAAGCGATCGCGCCTACTTTTTCTACAGTCCGCGCTTTACAAAACCGCGCTCATCTGGTGGAATTAGGTGTCAATGCTTTGGAACTTTTACCGCCCTCTGATAGCGATCAAACAGATAATTGGGGCTACGGTACGGCTAATTATTTTGCAGCCGATTATGACTTAGGTCGCCCCGCTGGTCAAGAAGCACCCACTGCTTCCACCGATTTAATCAATCTCATCAAAGTTTGTCATCAACACGGCGTGCGCTTTTTTGTTGATGCCGTAATGGCTTTCTCTTACAACAATCCTTACCGCAACGTTAATTATCTAGAATTTTACATCAAGTTTAATAGCGGCGATCCAGAACAAGGAAATCGGGACGGATTTGGCGGTGATTTGTTTAAGTATAACTATTGGGTAGAAGGGTATCATCCGCTTGCAGGTACGCGATCGCGTTTTGTTCCTGCCCGCGAATACATGAAAGCCTACATCGCTCACTGGATGACATATTATCGA harbors:
- a CDS encoding hydantoinase B/oxoprolinase family protein translates to MQSNQPSHVNNRWQFWIDRGGTFTDIVARRPDGQLVIHKLLSENPERYADAPIQGIRDILGIAADAPIPSEQIAVVKMGTTVATNALLERKGDRTLLVITQGFRDALRIGYQNRPDIFARHIVLPEMLYERVIEVEERYSAQGEELIPVETGYIASLQAAYDDGIRSCAIVFMHGYRYPEHEKQVADAARKIGFTQVSVSHEVSPLMKLVSRGDTTVVDAYLSPILRRYVDRVASHLGGTVGDNISGLTSPQPLSYKERGFSPFPGREGGRGLGLPDPNSIDSGVCPSLQFMQSNGGLTDAQQFQGKDSILSGPAGGIVGAVQTSLMAGFNKIISFDMGGTSTDVAHYNGEYERTFETEVAGVRLRTPMMAIHTVAAGGGSILFFDGARYRVGPESAGANPGPAAYGKGGSLTVTDCNVMVGKLQPEFFPKLFGSNGDLPLNAEVVRQKFSQLAAEIGDNRTPEQVAAGFLAIAVEKMASAIKKISLQRGYDVSEYTLCCFGGAGGQHACLIADALGMKQVFLHPYAGVLSAYGMGLADMRVLRERAVEAPLSEELLSTIDGILAELATEGEEELNRKDAKNAKEEEEVQIVRKVHLRYEGTDSALVVNFGDVAAMRARFEEAHRQRYGFIVEEKALIVEAVSIEVVVKTDVLEEPTINRRSDELPSPVATVQMYTADRWYETPVYKREDLQPGDCISSPAIVADATGTNVIEPGWQAQLSDRNHLILQRSADLQSSIQNPESRILNRPDPVMLEIFNNLFRAIAEQMGITLQNTSSSVNIKERLDFSCAIFDQHGQLVANAPHIPVHLGSMSESVKSLIDAYGDTIQPGDVFASNNPYNGGTHLPDITVITPVFASSPDAINPVSTTSPPTLPLFYVASRGHHADIGGITPGSMPPNSTTVEQEGVLLDNFQLGRGHFREKELLELLASSPYPARNPSKNIADLQAQIAANERGVQELHKMMEHYGLETVQAYMGFVQDNAEESVRRIIEVLKDGSFTCPLDNGSAIAVTITINKSTRSAKIDFTGTSPQQPTNLNAPAAVCKAAVLYVFRTLVNDNIPLNAGCLKPLEIIIPEGCMLNPRYPAAVVAGNVETSQNITDALYGALGVMAASQGTMNNFTFGSDRYQYYETICGGSGAGADFDGTDAVQTHMTNSRLTDPEVLEWRFPILLESFAIRPNSGGNGHHHGGNGVIRRLRFLEPMTAGILSSRRVISPFGLHGGEAGAVGKNYVQRSDESVEELGSTGVVEMQPDDLFVIETPGGGGYGIAKNL
- a CDS encoding ribonuclease D; translated protein: MLYLSETEKAKVLIDEYSKRQLLYLDTEVADYNTRKPKLSLIQILDDFTDVSGDSVCILDVLENPKIAEIFIKEIMVNPAIEKVFHNSSYDLKLLGKTKAKNVSCTLEIAKSIPYYLLPVPNLQLRTLAENLCYFPNIDKTEQSSDWGQRPLTESQLQYAKMDPIYLAHVHQRLLELTQLSSPDPEQENVTALSQRYREIEQQWKLLDTEIDHIQNRLKAAMQAQELSETKYFQLSSYERTTKKIPFNQLARMAEIHGIDLEFPVTLTQNLQKELGDLIAELPVEEEKSTSWRLTPKDPTEEEENDDVPF
- a CDS encoding alpha-amylase family glycosyl hydrolase, which gives rise to MIPDLLTRKQTHFVLWRPGNIQPSPTLYIGYFAGDNPSSFENFQEFDLIQSTDFPELWEIPAENCNLTDGEVYFYWFKVRDTDAYTNTHRILYCTDPTAYTVDRRFSAPKVLSEEGISDFDPASVILYRDKMLVPCDPKGQTADWVGDTIESIQPNNRLVIYELPTRWTRIRSTGGIQEGSGTFRDVTSLFVEEAIAPTFSTVRALQNRAHLVELGVNALELLPPSDSDQTDNWGYGTANYFAADYDLGRPAGQEAPTASTDLINLIKVCHQHGVRFFVDAVMAFSYNNPYRNVNYLEFYIKFNSGDPEQGNRDGFGGDLFKYNYWVEGYHPLAGTRSRFVPAREYMKAYIAHWMTYYRVDGLRLDSVNNIGNYDFLQEFKDYARSLWQEREGSGDKFLVVGEELSVPLALVSQNRLDGLWNEKFKHIIRSVILGQNSSDEPSFEWSVRKLIDCRNLGFADGSQAVNYLTSHDVGGFGNERLYSYLNNNQVFDAEKRIKLAFVCLLTAVGIPMILAGDEFADQNDLPTSDDDKKQVDPVNYSRLTDDWRQRIFNYVARLVKFRTTSNALAVNDTHFLHADFNEGKRVLVWKRGKDEQLVIVVANFSEYGTPPGSEYKIPNWPATPAGKQWKEITQDRMVPVEWVGREGIFPWEAKVYELV